The uncultured Desulfatiglans sp. DNA window TATCGGCTACATGGATGAACAGGGGCGGGTCACGATCAGCGACCGCAAGAAACAGCTCATCAAGGTGCGGGGCTACTCGGTGTTCCCGAAAGAGGTGGAGGAACTCGTCGGGCGGCATGAGTCGGTGCTGGAGGTGGCCGCCTCGGGTCTGCCTGACCCCGAGACGGGCGAACTCATCAAGGTCTGGGTGGTTCTCAAGGACAACTGGAAAGGGAAGATCACCGAACCGGAGCTGAGGGAGTGGTGCAAGGAGAATATCACCCACTACAAGGTGCCGAAGTTGATCGAATTCCGGGATGATCTTCCGAAGACGCTGGTCGGCAAGGTGATGCGCCGGCAGCTCATGGAGGCCGATCCGGTTTACATGGCCTTTCACGAGAAGCCCAAGGCGTGATCCGCACGGCGCGCTGCTGGGATTCGGCCGGAGGCTCCGTGCCCCTTGACTTCCACCTCACAGAAAGGATGGTTTTGACCCGTGACGCATCAGGAAGCCATCATGGCGTTTTCCCAAAGCGAAAAGATCAAAGGCGGCATCATCTGGGCGTCGACCGCCCTTCAGTCCATGGACGCCCTTCAGGGCATGGAAAAGCGCGGTGCAGAGGGGGTGATCAGGACCCTCGTGAACCTGATCGCCCATGACGTGCAGCTGTCCTCGCGCATCGCCCCCGACGAGGGCTGGGGAGAGGTCCAGTCTTTTTTGGATCAAGCGCTGGTGATGGTTGCCTCCGGCGTGGGCTTCGATGCGGTCCACCATCTGACGAAGGCCCTCAGCCGGGTGACGACGATCGGCCAGCGGGCCATGACGGTTCTGAAAGAGGAGCATCTCCTCGATTGAACCGCCTGTGCGGGTCTGGCGAGAGAATGATCCCGGCGGGCCGTTTTCAGCCATCGCCTCCTCATGTCCGGCGGGTTCTTCTCTACGGTCCTCGAGGTTGCCGTCTGTGGCGTCTTTTGCAGGGAACAGCCCTGCAGCTTGGTTTGCCGAGCGGATCCTGCCGCGATGGATGGCGGTTGTCCGATGAATGAAGACCCGGCCGGCCGGCGGCTGAAAGGCGCCCTTTCGGCCCGAAGCGGAAGGGATGTGCGTGAAAGAGCGTGAATAGAGCGCAACTGGAAGGCATTCTGAGGGAGTTGAAGCGCGGAGAGACCACCGTCGAGGCGTGTCTCGATCGCCTGAAATCGCTCCCGTTCGAGGACATGGGGTTCGCCTGTCTCGATCATCACCGTCCGCTGCGGCGCGGCGCGGCCGAAGTGATCTACGGCGAAGGGAAGGATGCCGCCGACATCCAGGCGATCATGGGTCGGATGATCGACGCGGGGGACAACGTCCTCGTGACCCGCCTCGCCCCCGAAAAGGCCGAGGTCCTCGAGCGGGCCTTCCCGGGAAGCGTCTATCACCCCCGCGGGCGCGTCCTCACGTTCAACCGCGAAACACCCGTCCCGAGCGGCCGGGGGACGATCCTCGTCGTGAGCGCCGGGACCTCCGATATTCCCGTGGCCGAGGAGGCAGCCGTCACGGCGCGCTTTCTCGGCAACACGGTGGAGACGCTCTTCGACGTAGGCGTCGCCGGGTTGCACCGGCTGCTTCGGGCGCAGGAGCGCCTGCGGCAGGCCTCGGTCATCATCGTGGTCGCCGGTATGGAAGGGGCGCTTCCGAGTGTGGTGGGCGGGCTCGTAGACCGGCCGGTCATCGCGGTGCCCACGAGCATTGGCTACGGCGCGGGTTTTCAGGGTCTGGCGGCGCTTCTCGGCATGCTCAATTCCTGCGCGGCCGGGGTGACGGTGGTCAACATCGACAACGGCTTCGGTGCCGG harbors:
- a CDS encoding conserved hypothetical protein (Evidence 4 : Unknown function but conserved in other organisms) — protein: MTHQEAIMAFSQSEKIKGGIIWASTALQSMDALQGMEKRGAEGVIRTLVNLIAHDVQLSSRIAPDEGWGEVQSFLDQALVMVASGVGFDAVHHLTKALSRVTTIGQRAMTVLKEEHLLD
- a CDS encoding conserved hypothetical protein (Evidence 4 : Unknown function but conserved in other organisms) codes for the protein MNRAQLEGILRELKRGETTVEACLDRLKSLPFEDMGFACLDHHRPLRRGAAEVIYGEGKDAADIQAIMGRMIDAGDNVLVTRLAPEKAEVLERAFPGSVYHPRGRVLTFNRETPVPSGRGTILVVSAGTSDIPVAEEAAVTARFLGNTVETLFDVGVAGLHRLLRAQERLRQASVIIVVAGMEGALPSVVGGLVDRPVIAVPTSIGYGAGFQGLAALLGMLNSCAAGVTVVNIDNGFGAGYAASLINRT